From Rhopalosiphum padi isolate XX-2018 chromosome 2, ASM2088224v1, whole genome shotgun sequence:
taaattttagtgtatACACCAAGAtcagattgtataattatattagttattacatatacttttataattttatatcgcttatttttattttatataaactagtAAAATTTGTGATGACTAATCCAttttcggatttttttttttttttgaatgtcgagttcaataattataaaatacatttaatcaactttaattattaataacgcttttcgttgatataatatactgaaacaAAAAGGTAAGTACGACTTTTCTATCATTGTAATATCAACTTTAGAACACCAAACAAtcattatgaataatatcattatgtaaaataagatgaacaaaaacatttttcataaaaaatcattttataggtgtatcaaaattcaaaatatgtttttattattggttttacaaatttgaataatttatttaagatcaTATTTTCCACtttgtaataactatattatacaatttttagtgcatataaaataaacgtatataattatcaataacgGATACTTCATATgggttaaaaacaatttatttgtattacgaACGTGTCTGCTGTTTTTCTAtgtcaaatgtttaatattttgtaattaattattaattatatgttttttttatatatatatatataatattactttctaCTCGTTCCGAAAATGTACCTCTCTGAACAACGCATTTAGGTGTATTTTTATGAGTGgctataatttaatgattgtaataatatacttcagttattgtcatattataaaattatttataaaacgcgataaataataaataactatttaatgttatgttatctttgattttaatattattagtttattgtatCGATGATTAATACTTggtaacacattttttaatctttCACGCGAcgttatgatcatttttaaataaattctaggtatcgtttttttttttatttgttaatcattttatataaaataaaatactcctATGAATGCAATTTCATAGAAATTAACCATTATTTAGACTTTAGAgtgataatattctatatttctatatcatactatattaataaaaataatattttaatttaagaacaaataaaataataaaatgcgaAACACTGAAGAcactattatatttgtgtaacaTAATTTCGATTATATCCATTAGAATTcactgtttattgtttaaactatACATAGTGTAGACTATATAGAgaacatataaaacatattatagagagtatagaatatattatataaattaacctatacaaagttttaacaaaataaacataaataataaacgcaATGTGTCTACATACTAATCacacactaaaaatattttttttttttatctgtgtcTGAATGCAGTAACTGTCGACAATTTACCGAGCTGCAATTTCTagtcttttatttattatttttcgaccTACTTTTTTTggcttttttcttttttttcttttcttctttctttttctttttttcttccGCAGTTTCTTCTTCACTTGCTAATTGCAATGCTTTTCTAAATCGTTCCGTCCTAGTTCCTTCAGGACTCCTCACCATCGGCGTGTCAATGAAAAAGTTTATTTGCTTACCGATCGGTATGCTGTACTCGAGAATTCGTATCCAAGTGGCCATGGGCATCGCTTCGACGTCTAGCTCGTTGTAAACGTCTATCATACAATTGACGATCTTATCGAACCGTACCATCTTTTGGTCAAGCACGGATTCGGGCGCGGGCTCGCCGGGCGGGGTGTTCTGGATGTTGCACCTGCTCAAGTAATCCCCGTCCGAACTGTCGACCGCGGTACATTTCTTGGTCAGTTCCTTGTCCACATCATCCTTAAACAACTTGAGCACGTTGAACTGCGTGATGTCGCTGCCGTCTTCGTCCGCACTGTCGTAGTCGTACAGCCCTTTGACATACTCGTTCAGATCGCCGTCCACTGCGGCCACCTTGCCCATGAGCACCACGATCGTCATGCGCACGTCGTCCAGCATTCTGTTGATATTTTCGTGCTTTGACACGAGCTGTTGCTCGGCGTGTGCGACTTCGTTGATTTCGTTGATCTGCGAAACCAAGAACGACACGTTGCTGTACGTGAAACACGTGAACGCGGCGCTCAACACGGACGCGGCGTAGTTGACATTCGTTCCCGACCACCGGCTCTTCTCCAACACGTTCCGTAACACTAGCAAGGGCGTCGTCTCCGCGGCGTCCTTGGGCACCGGCCGGATGCGGTCCACGACCGCGCTGTTGGAAACCGTCTCGGGAAACTGCGGCAGGTCGATCTCGGACAGTATGACCTTCTGCCCGAGCACCGGCGACCACTGGGCGTCGTTGAGCAATACGTGCTCGAACAGCGCCAGCCGGTCGGCGAACGTCGGTTCGGGGTGCTCGGCTTCCGTGTACAATCTCGCGGTGCACCGCGGCAACGACGGCCACGATACGCACGCCAGCAGCAGCACGAGCACCGTCATCATCATCGGTACAGATTGCGTTTTTGACGACAGTTGTCGGGTACTCGTGTCGCAGCGATGCGTAGCGTGTACGCGTCGACGACGAGCGGTGTCGTTCTATGTCGTTTCGGGAATGCGCCGCGGAAATCGGCATTCACTAACGTCGTGATGTTGACCGGAGCCGCTCGAAACTCGCCGCTGTTCAAACACAGACGCGGTTCCCGTATTGGTTGCGAACGCGGCCCAACCGCCAAATGCCACATTGAACGAGactttgttgaaaaaaaataatccgaAAGTTTGCAAATCGAACTCGTATAGTTATTGAACTTCGATGCGAAGTGTCTTATTATTTTGGTGCTCCGGAGCAATTCGTTTTGAATGCATAATTATAGATTTCGTCGATTAATTTTTAGtggaattttattaatacttgaaACGAGTTAAAAGACTCCCGCACCGTTCGTTCCATACGATAGGTTTTACAATAGGAGAATTAACTATTGCCCAGATAactacacatatattttaaaaaccaacgaTCCTTTGGTAGAGttgtttactttatttaaaacctACCGAGATATAAATTAAGATGTACCGAGGATCTTGTTCTGGTTTTGGTTTTTTGGGGGCGATGAACACTGTTTACTACCGTTTACAAAGAGACAAGCGTTTAAGTAAATTATgcgttttcaataataatatatttaattgtgtataaatcgaaaactaataaataacaataacgttTACACGACTCAATTAATGTGTGTACGAGATGTAATATATTCAATGTAGATATTTAAGACGtgtcaaattaaaatacaatgtttctAAATATTCAACTAGGtggtttaaaataactaaactatgttaatgtaaacaaaaactatttaataggtatacgaaaattgtttaatatttaaacatagtatgtaatttattttcaaactgtCTATCTGCATAAATATaaaccacatattatattattaagaaatccATTATTAGTTAATTGCCAAGGTTCagtgtttgtttatttaattatatccaACCATCAACTTTGAATTCGAAAGAACTTTTATTAGCAAATCGGATCTAGTTTGAACTTTATTACACAGCTATTATGTTTAGTGTTATAAAACAGAAAGTTAGAAATTAGAAGTTATGAGATATTGTGCCATCCATGTagaaattaaagataaaaactaatgattaattaattgtgTTACGATCTATAGGataaaagtaaacaaattaaacttaactatcaaatcaaaaactaagcttataaattataatattattcaggcATCAATCactacaacattataataatcagtTCTCGTATAATTATTGGACAAATCTTAGTAATTATActgtaaataaacaataaaatataaaatttaaagatacatttataaaatgtatttaaataataattttttaatattattaaataaaataccaacaaatactaatatcatataataagtaatttgcaaatataatgtatatattatgcgattcccctataaatataaatgtaatctaGTGCACGTGGTCTGATACTACAAACACTTGTTTTGGAATCTGTACCACttttaaactacaaaaaaataaaataaaatttcatttgaTATAAATCATTCAGCCAACGACCAGATGTTCTTTATTTTCACACCACGACAATAAACAAAGTTCACTTGTAAACCCTAATTTATAGATCGAAGCTGTCCGCTAGTAATAAATGCACTTAAATCATCCCATTCCACCCGTTTTGGCTTTTGCAAAGTCAgtcctttttttatatatgtattattgtcaTTCGTGTATCGCATGTTGGGGAAGGTATGTATGACGTATGTATCTCGTATTGGAAAAGGGTGTATTGTTTACGATCAGAATATATTAAGTAAAGgatacaacaataatttgttaaaattctaggattatgtaaataaaaaccatCAGCAAAAGATTTAGGCTATTGAAACTGTgagttcaaattaaattataaattccatATGAAAGTACATAACCCCTATCATTAAGTAATGTAAataaagttttgaatttttaattcaaaaaaaaaaagtttaagcaTGGCAATAACAATTGAGTCccctctaaataaaaaaaatatatttctaatactgttatcatttttatacgTATACTTTATGATTAGTTTTATATCTCAACAAAAAAAGTTTCATTGTAActgaagtaaaaaatttaacatattataaaattgaaaagttaTTAGTAAAACGCTTCTGTTATGTcataccattttatttttttatatttatagactttagacacataaaaataaaaaatattattaaaaatattaaaatctaaaaaggtATAACATGACTTATTATTTTGCCTAATTTCAACGAGAATACAAGCATCACACTAGTCTAGTGTGCGAGGGATAG
This genomic window contains:
- the LOC132922135 gene encoding uncharacterized protein LOC132922135 — protein: MMMTVLVLLLACVSWPSLPRCTARLYTEAEHPEPTFADRLALFEHVLLNDAQWSPVLGQKVILSEIDLPQFPETVSNSAVVDRIRPVPKDAAETTPLLVLRNVLEKSRWSGTNVNYAASVLSAAFTCFTYSNVSFLVSQINEINEVAHAEQQLVSKHENINRMLDDVRMTIVVLMGKVAAVDGDLNEYVKGLYDYDSADEDGSDITQFNVLKLFKDDVDKELTKKCTAVDSSDGDYLSRCNIQNTPPGEPAPESVLDQKMVRFDKIVNCMIDVYNELDVEAMPMATWIRILEYSIPIGKQINFFIDTPMVRSPEGTRTERFRKALQLASEEETAEEKKKKKEEKKKKKKAKKSRSKNNK